The following are encoded together in the Raineyella sp. LH-20 genome:
- a CDS encoding RNA polymerase sigma factor RpoD/SigA produces the protein MATTRTRTSDGIDGKDAVGLYLDGIAKTPLLSADEEVALAKKIELGLYAEHILSGDVTTADRRAAVAEREGMTLRRPTTEELEFLVAEGHDAMQRFVQANLRLVVSVARKYGRGQMPLLDLVQEGNTGLIRAVEKFDYTKGFKFSTYATWWVRQSISRGIAQQGRIVRLPVHVAEQVNQVGAVRRTLERALGREPELAEIAAEMGLEEEKVVDLIRFGHDHVSLDAPVEQDGDTALGDLIAREPMPGPDEVVLDAEDHAYLEELLSTLDDRSADVVRRRYGLLDGRQAKLADIGAVWGITAERVRQIERHAITQLRVRSEEMAA, from the coding sequence GTGGCTACGACGCGCACACGCACCAGTGATGGCATCGACGGCAAGGACGCGGTCGGACTCTACCTCGACGGCATCGCCAAGACCCCGCTGCTGAGCGCCGACGAGGAGGTCGCCCTCGCGAAGAAGATCGAGCTCGGGCTGTACGCCGAGCACATCCTGTCCGGCGACGTCACCACGGCCGATCGTCGTGCCGCCGTCGCCGAGCGTGAGGGCATGACCCTGCGCCGCCCGACCACCGAGGAGTTGGAGTTCCTGGTGGCCGAGGGGCACGACGCCATGCAGCGGTTCGTCCAGGCCAACCTTCGCCTGGTCGTCTCGGTCGCCCGCAAATACGGCCGCGGCCAGATGCCGCTGCTCGACCTCGTCCAGGAAGGCAACACCGGCCTGATCCGGGCGGTCGAGAAGTTCGACTACACCAAGGGATTCAAGTTCTCCACGTACGCCACCTGGTGGGTACGCCAGTCGATCTCCCGGGGGATCGCCCAGCAAGGCCGCATCGTCCGACTGCCCGTCCATGTCGCCGAGCAGGTCAACCAGGTCGGCGCCGTCCGCCGCACCCTGGAGCGTGCCCTCGGGCGCGAGCCGGAGCTGGCGGAGATCGCCGCGGAGATGGGGCTGGAGGAGGAGAAGGTCGTCGACCTGATCCGCTTCGGTCACGACCATGTCAGCCTCGACGCGCCCGTGGAGCAGGACGGTGACACCGCGCTGGGTGACCTGATCGCCCGTGAGCCGATGCCCGGCCCCGACGAGGTCGTCCTGGACGCCGAGGACCACGCGTACCTGGAGGAACTGCTCTCCACCCTGGACGACCGCTCCGCCGATGTCGTCCGCCGCCGCTACGGACTGCTCGACGGCCGCCAGGCCAAGCTCGCCGACATCGGCGCGGTCTGGGGCATCACCGCCGAGCGGGTCCGCCAGATCGAACGGCACGCGATCACCCAGCTGCGGGTCCGCAGCGAGGAGATGGCTGCCTGA
- a CDS encoding S9 family peptidase produces MFDSADTRPSGAPRAARLPRERTHHGRTVLDPYEWLRDDDPAVTAYLRAENDWFDACTADQEELRRSIVADIAARTQQTDLSVPVRVVHETDRGPVVYWYYRRFVEGDSYPVHVRLRTDAGPDELPPRPADAPDAEEVLLDLNERAEGHDFYQVGLLDTSPDGTLLAWSEDTTGDERFTVRFRDLTTGDDLSDTLPEAAWGGVWAGDDALVYTRCDEAWRPFQVVVHELGTPAEDDRVVLTESDEKYWLSADASRDRRWVVVTSASKDSTECALLSADDPYATPQVVLPRTPGVEYEVEVGQDRLWITHNATLGEERAIDFAVAAAPFTARTLADWTPVVRPCPGVRILGVDAYATHQVIHVRHDGALDAYVVPTGAWQVQAAEPARADLLPGRSIAATLAGVGAEGPATVQALPLPELRPHRVRAVFTSLVDPQTVVECDLSPAGALTDAQVHVLRRTPVLDHPEHGPYRPEDYQQSRLWATADDGTQVPISVVHRRDVPLDGTAPALLYGYGAYEISIDPEFSISRLSLLDRGFVVALAHVRGGGELGRTWYDDGRLLHKANTFTDFVACARELVAAHYTCPERMVAEGGSAGGLLMGAVANLAPDAFAGILAEVPFVDPLTTILKPELPLTVTEWEEWGDPLTDPTVYDYLAGYSPYENVAAQHYPKILATSGLHDTRVAYVEPAKWVAALRHTARNDDADILLRVEMEAGHGGVSGRYEGWAERARELAWVITVVDA; encoded by the coding sequence GTGTTCGACTCCGCTGACACCCGTCCGAGCGGCGCACCCCGCGCCGCGCGTCTCCCCCGGGAGCGCACCCACCACGGCCGCACCGTTCTCGACCCGTACGAGTGGCTGCGTGACGACGACCCGGCGGTGACGGCCTACCTGCGGGCGGAGAACGACTGGTTCGACGCGTGCACCGCGGACCAGGAGGAGCTGCGCCGGTCGATCGTCGCCGACATCGCCGCCCGGACCCAGCAGACCGACCTCAGCGTGCCGGTGCGGGTGGTGCACGAGACCGACCGCGGCCCGGTCGTCTACTGGTACTACCGCCGGTTCGTGGAGGGTGACAGCTACCCGGTCCACGTACGCCTGCGGACCGACGCCGGCCCCGACGAGCTGCCGCCACGGCCGGCCGACGCCCCGGACGCGGAGGAGGTGCTGCTCGACCTCAACGAACGGGCCGAGGGACACGACTTCTACCAAGTCGGCCTGCTCGACACCTCTCCCGACGGCACCCTGCTCGCCTGGTCGGAGGACACCACCGGGGACGAGCGGTTCACCGTACGGTTCCGCGATCTGACCACCGGCGACGACCTGTCCGACACGCTGCCCGAGGCGGCCTGGGGCGGCGTCTGGGCCGGCGACGACGCGCTGGTCTACACCCGCTGCGACGAGGCCTGGCGGCCGTTCCAGGTGGTCGTCCACGAGCTGGGCACCCCGGCCGAGGACGATCGGGTGGTGCTGACCGAGAGCGACGAGAAGTACTGGCTGTCGGCGGATGCCTCCCGCGATCGCCGCTGGGTGGTCGTCACCTCGGCGAGCAAGGACAGCACCGAGTGCGCACTGCTGTCGGCCGACGACCCGTACGCCACGCCGCAGGTGGTGCTGCCCCGCACCCCCGGTGTCGAGTACGAGGTGGAGGTCGGCCAGGATCGGCTGTGGATCACCCACAACGCGACGTTGGGCGAGGAACGCGCGATCGACTTCGCCGTCGCCGCCGCCCCGTTCACCGCCCGTACGCTGGCGGACTGGACCCCGGTGGTCCGGCCGTGCCCCGGCGTCCGGATCCTCGGCGTCGACGCGTACGCCACCCATCAGGTCATCCACGTGCGTCACGACGGCGCCCTCGACGCGTACGTCGTGCCGACCGGTGCCTGGCAGGTGCAGGCTGCCGAGCCCGCCCGCGCCGACCTGCTGCCCGGCCGCTCGATCGCCGCCACGCTGGCCGGCGTCGGCGCCGAGGGACCCGCCACCGTGCAGGCGCTGCCGCTGCCCGAGCTGCGCCCGCACCGGGTCCGGGCCGTCTTCACCTCGCTGGTCGACCCACAGACCGTCGTGGAGTGCGACCTGTCCCCCGCCGGCGCACTGACCGATGCCCAGGTGCACGTGCTGCGCCGTACGCCCGTCCTCGACCACCCCGAGCACGGCCCCTACCGCCCGGAGGACTATCAGCAGTCCCGGCTGTGGGCGACCGCCGACGACGGCACCCAGGTGCCGATCTCGGTCGTGCACCGCCGCGACGTCCCCCTCGACGGCACCGCCCCCGCCCTGCTCTACGGCTACGGGGCGTACGAGATCAGCATCGACCCGGAGTTCAGCATCTCCCGGCTGTCCCTGCTCGACCGCGGCTTCGTGGTGGCACTCGCCCACGTCCGCGGCGGCGGCGAGCTGGGGCGCACCTGGTACGACGACGGCCGGCTGCTCCACAAGGCCAACACCTTCACCGACTTCGTCGCCTGCGCCCGGGAACTGGTCGCGGCGCACTACACCTGCCCGGAGCGGATGGTCGCCGAGGGCGGCAGCGCCGGCGGCCTGCTGATGGGCGCGGTCGCCAACCTGGCACCCGACGCCTTCGCCGGCATCCTGGCCGAGGTGCCGTTCGTCGACCCGCTCACCACCATCCTCAAGCCCGAGCTGCCGCTCACCGTCACCGAGTGGGAGGAGTGGGGTGACCCGCTCACCGACCCGACGGTCTACGACTACCTGGCCGGCTACTCCCCCTACGAGAACGTCGCCGCCCAGCACTACCCGAAGATCCTCGCCACCAGTGGGCTGCACGACACCCGGGTGGCGTACGTCGAGCCGGCGAAGTGGGTGGCGGCGCTGCGGCACACCGCCCGCAACGACGACGCCGACATCCTGCTGCGGGTGGAGATGGAGGCCGGCCACGGCGGGGTCTCCGGCCGCTACGAAGGGTGGGCGGAACGTGCCCGGGAACTGGCCTGGGTGATCACCGTCGTCGACGCCTGA
- a CDS encoding glutamate--cysteine ligase: MGAEVEIRTFDRRDRSRYRRKVGRDVAVLGRLLEEVDFVTEPKLAGLEVELNLVDQRMRPAMVNAQALHAIADEDFTTELGRFNIELNVEPRALGPRGLSSFEQAVADTLARAQAQVDAAGLAGGPSIVMIGTLPTLEPRHLDIVNISAGGRYLLLNDQILESRQENLVIDIRGAEHLVIESDSIMPEAACTSTQVHLQVSPAEFAAHWNAAQAVAGAQLVVGANSPFLFGRHLVAETRVPLFEQSTDTRSAELVEQGVRPRVWFGERWVDSIFDLFEENRRYFPALLPITGPEDPEAELEAGRVPRLPELSLHNGTIYRWNRPIFSAPDGRPHLRVENRVLPGGPTVVDTIANVAFFAGLVHALAHQDSPVWAAMSFRAAEDNFRAAVRDGIRAQQYWPGVGQVPGHELVVRTLLPLAAEGLADRGVAGEEIDRLLGIVEQRCILGRNGAGWQVAEVAAREADGMDRRAALRAMLASYVDLMRSNVPVHEWPLSSG, from the coding sequence ATGGGAGCCGAAGTCGAGATCCGGACCTTCGACCGTCGTGATCGCAGTCGCTACCGGCGCAAGGTGGGCCGGGACGTGGCCGTGCTGGGCCGCCTGCTGGAGGAGGTGGACTTCGTCACCGAGCCCAAGCTGGCGGGCCTGGAGGTGGAACTCAACCTGGTCGACCAGCGGATGCGCCCGGCGATGGTCAACGCCCAGGCGCTGCACGCCATCGCCGACGAGGACTTCACCACCGAGCTCGGCCGATTCAACATCGAGCTGAACGTCGAGCCCCGAGCGTTGGGACCGCGCGGGCTGAGCTCGTTCGAGCAGGCGGTCGCCGATACCCTCGCCCGGGCCCAGGCACAGGTGGACGCCGCCGGGCTGGCCGGCGGCCCGTCGATCGTGATGATCGGCACGCTGCCGACCCTCGAGCCGCGACATCTCGACATCGTCAACATCTCCGCGGGCGGTCGCTACCTGCTGCTCAACGATCAGATCCTCGAGTCGCGCCAGGAGAACCTGGTGATCGACATCCGGGGAGCCGAGCACCTCGTCATCGAGTCCGACTCGATCATGCCGGAGGCCGCCTGCACCTCCACCCAGGTGCACCTGCAGGTGAGTCCGGCGGAGTTCGCGGCGCACTGGAACGCTGCACAGGCGGTCGCCGGGGCCCAGCTCGTCGTCGGCGCGAACTCGCCGTTCCTCTTCGGGCGCCATCTGGTGGCCGAGACCCGGGTGCCGCTGTTCGAGCAGAGCACCGACACCCGAAGCGCCGAACTCGTCGAGCAGGGCGTACGGCCCCGGGTGTGGTTCGGTGAGCGGTGGGTGGACTCGATCTTCGACCTGTTCGAGGAGAACCGGCGCTATTTCCCCGCCCTGCTGCCGATCACCGGCCCGGAGGACCCGGAGGCCGAGCTGGAGGCCGGGCGGGTGCCCCGGCTGCCCGAGCTGAGCCTGCACAACGGGACCATCTACCGCTGGAACCGGCCGATCTTCTCCGCCCCGGACGGCCGTCCGCACCTTCGGGTGGAGAATCGGGTGCTGCCGGGTGGCCCCACGGTCGTCGACACCATCGCCAACGTCGCGTTCTTCGCCGGGCTGGTGCACGCGTTGGCCCATCAGGACTCCCCGGTCTGGGCGGCGATGTCGTTCCGGGCCGCCGAGGACAACTTCCGCGCCGCGGTGCGCGACGGCATCCGCGCCCAGCAGTACTGGCCGGGCGTCGGGCAGGTGCCGGGCCACGAACTGGTGGTCCGGACGTTGCTGCCGCTGGCCGCCGAGGGTCTGGCCGACCGCGGGGTGGCGGGGGAGGAGATCGATCGACTGCTCGGGATCGTGGAGCAGCGGTGCATCCTCGGCCGCAACGGGGCCGGCTGGCAGGTCGCCGAGGTCGCCGCCCGGGAGGCGGACGGAATGGACCGCCGGGCCGCCCTGAGGGCTATGCTCGCCTCGTACGTCGACCTGATGAGGTCGAACGTCCCCGTCCACGAGTGGCCATTGTCGTCCGGATGA
- a CDS encoding universal stress protein — MVAHSSSDEGRAALAHAVARARHHHTVLHVVSREPAVPDDVRDLLEGLTWEWEQCGPGDDFADQLLRAACASDGSDDCGAPAIVIGLRRRTTEGRLLLGHTAERVLLEAPCPVVTVKCGWVEPSTGAGA; from the coding sequence GTGGTGGCCCATTCTTCGTCGGACGAAGGGCGAGCAGCGCTCGCCCACGCGGTGGCCAGAGCGCGCCACCACCACACCGTCCTGCACGTGGTCAGTCGTGAGCCGGCCGTCCCGGACGATGTCCGGGATCTGCTGGAGGGCCTGACCTGGGAGTGGGAGCAGTGCGGGCCCGGCGACGATTTCGCCGACCAGTTGCTGCGCGCCGCCTGCGCCTCCGACGGGAGCGACGACTGTGGTGCGCCCGCCATCGTCATCGGCCTGCGGCGGCGTACGACCGAGGGACGGTTGTTGCTCGGGCACACCGCCGAGCGCGTGCTGCTGGAGGCCCCCTGCCCGGTGGTGACGGTGAAGTGTGGTTGGGTGGAGCCGTCGACGGGGGCCGGAGCCTGA